The following proteins are encoded in a genomic region of Mycobacterium sp. 155:
- a CDS encoding excisionase family DNA-binding protein: MDKIMNTAYVEPPAAGLELGVTGQAVRNMIHRGELPALRVGRRFKIRREDLDAYLAGAMVVV, encoded by the coding sequence ATGGACAAGATCATGAACACGGCTTACGTCGAGCCGCCCGCCGCCGGTCTGGAGCTCGGGGTAACCGGTCAGGCCGTCCGCAACATGATTCACCGCGGCGAGCTGCCCGCGCTGCGGGTGGGCCGCCGGTTCAAGATCCGGCGCGAAGACCTCGACGCCTACCTCGCGGGCGCCATGGTGGTGGTCTGA